A portion of the Melitaea cinxia chromosome 1, ilMelCinx1.1, whole genome shotgun sequence genome contains these proteins:
- the LOC123661647 gene encoding uncharacterized protein LOC123661647, producing the protein MEFACCVKSACEYNDPLKCTFCERNFHIACALPSKSPNWGPDDNTRLSWQCPSCVGSSPRNNDDDTPCRYVTKRPKQKLEKSIANVTNKIAITEPNLSIAQVTIEQIRAIIKSELEVAFSSFQKNFDELRAEISTLRGSMQFLSDKYDHVTKRIESVEAKIKPLQAVKSDCLDLQSVVTSLQVEINKKEQWARRSNIEIVGVPETKNENLLNVISNISKVVDINTYAEADIDFVTRVSPKNNDSKKPRPIVIRFLCRYKKDDFLARLREKKNIICSDIGFVGNSNRIYFNDHLTSSNKMLLRKTKELARDKNYRYVWIKNCSIMARKNDTSSVLHIQTEKDLKKM; encoded by the coding sequence ATGGAGTTTGCTTGTTGCGTGAAATCTGCTTGTGAATATAACGATCCTCTTAAATGTACATTCTGTGAACGTAACTTTCACATTGCATGTGCGCTGCCATCAAAATCACCGAATTGGGGTCCTGACGATAACACGAGGCTGTCGTGGCAATGCCCTTCTTGTGTTGGCAGTTCTCCACGTAATAATGACGATGATACACCTTGCCGCTATGTAACTAAACGCCCTAAACAAAAGTTAGAAAAGAGTATCGCGAATGTTACAAACAAAATTGCAATAACTGAACCAAACTTAAGTATTGCACAGGTCACGATAGAACAAATTCGTGCCATAATAAAATCAGAACTTGAAGTAGCTTTTTCGTCATTCCAAAAAAACTTTGATGAGTTAAGGGCGGAAATATCTACACTGCGCGGTTCTATGCAGTTTCTTAGTGATAAATATGATCATGTCACCAAAAGGATAGAATCTGTTGAAGCGAAAATTAAACCTTTACAAGCTGTTAAGTCTGACTGCTTGGACCTACAAAGTGTCGTCACTTCGCTTCaggtagaaataaataaaaaggaacaaTGGGCACGTCGTTCAAATATCGAGATTGTTGGAGTCCCGGAAACAAAGAATGAAAACTTACTGAATGTTATTAGCAACATTTCGAAGGTCGTAGATATTAACACTTATGCCGAAGCGGATATTGATTTTGTCACCAGAGTTAGTCCTAAGAATAACGATTCGAAAAAACCTAGACCGATCGTTATTCGCTTTTTGTGTCGTTATAAAAAAGATGACTTTTTGGCGAGGTTGAgagaaaaaaagaacataatatGCAGTGACATAGGTTTTGTGGGTAACAGCAATCGCATATACTTTAATGACCACCTAACTAGTTCCAATAAAATGCTTCTTCGCAAAACAAAGGAGCTAGCTCGAGATAAAAACTATAGATATGTATGGATTAAGAACTGTTCGATAATGGCACGTAAAAATGACACGAGTTCTGTACTGCATATTCAAACCGAAAAGGATTTAAAAAAGATGTAA